Proteins encoded together in one Sphingomonas radiodurans window:
- the dnaK gene encoding molecular chaperone DnaK, which translates to MAKVIGIDLGTTNSCVAVMEGGKPKVIENAEGARTTPSIVAFAKDGERLVGQPAKRQAVTNGDNTIFAVKRLIGRRFDDPITKKDTELVPYTIVKGQNGDAWVAAGGKEYSPSQISAFTLQKMKETAESYLGETVTQAVITVPAYFNDAQRQATKDAGQIAGLEVLRIINEPTAAALAYGLEKQDGKTIAVYDLGGGTFDVSILEIGDGVFEVKSTNGDTFLGGEDFDNKVVEYLAEGFKKDEGIDLAKDKLALQRLKEAAEKAKIELSSAASTEVNLPFITADQNGPKHLVKTITRTDLEKMVDTLIQRTIEPMKKALADAGLKSGDISEVVLVGGMTRMPKVREAVKNFFGKEPHTGVNPDEVVAMGAAIQAGVLQGDVKDVLLLDVTPLSLGIETLGGVFTRMIDRNTTIPTKKSQTYSTADDNQQAVTIRVFQGEREMAADNKMLGQFDLVGIPSAPRGVPQIEVTFDIDANGIVNVSAKDKGTGKEQQIRIQASGGLSDADIDKMVREAEQFAEDDKKRRAGAEAKNNAESLIHTTERQLADNGDKVDEALKTEIQTAIDAAKAAVEGGDPDAMNEKSQALAQVAMKLGQAIYEKQQQAEASPNADGAADAPKEDDVVDAEFSEVDDNQKA; encoded by the coding sequence ATGGCAAAAGTAATCGGTATCGATCTCGGGACCACCAATAGCTGCGTCGCAGTGATGGAGGGCGGCAAGCCCAAGGTGATCGAGAATGCAGAAGGCGCACGCACCACGCCGTCGATCGTCGCGTTCGCCAAGGATGGCGAGCGACTGGTCGGCCAGCCGGCCAAGCGCCAGGCGGTGACGAACGGTGATAACACGATCTTCGCAGTGAAGCGCCTGATCGGCCGCCGCTTCGACGATCCGATCACCAAGAAGGATACCGAACTGGTCCCCTACACGATCGTGAAGGGCCAGAATGGCGACGCATGGGTAGCGGCAGGCGGCAAGGAATACAGCCCGTCGCAGATCAGCGCGTTTACGCTGCAGAAGATGAAGGAAACCGCCGAGAGCTATCTCGGCGAGACCGTCACGCAGGCCGTGATCACGGTTCCCGCATACTTCAACGACGCGCAGCGCCAGGCGACCAAGGACGCCGGCCAGATCGCCGGCCTCGAAGTGCTGCGCATCATCAACGAGCCGACCGCGGCTGCGCTGGCCTATGGCCTCGAGAAGCAGGACGGCAAGACGATCGCGGTCTACGATCTGGGCGGGGGCACGTTTGACGTGTCGATCCTCGAGATCGGTGACGGCGTGTTCGAGGTGAAGTCGACCAACGGCGACACCTTCCTCGGCGGTGAGGATTTCGACAACAAGGTCGTCGAATATCTCGCCGAAGGGTTCAAGAAGGACGAGGGCATCGACCTCGCCAAGGACAAGCTTGCGCTCCAGCGGCTGAAGGAAGCCGCCGAAAAGGCGAAGATCGAGCTGTCGTCGGCCGCCTCGACCGAGGTGAACCTGCCGTTCATCACGGCCGATCAGAACGGCCCGAAGCATCTCGTCAAGACGATCACGCGGACCGATCTGGAGAAGATGGTCGATACGCTGATCCAGCGCACGATCGAGCCGATGAAGAAGGCGCTGGCCGACGCTGGCCTGAAGTCGGGCGACATCTCCGAAGTCGTGCTCGTCGGCGGCATGACGCGCATGCCCAAGGTGCGCGAAGCGGTGAAGAACTTCTTCGGCAAGGAGCCGCACACCGGCGTGAACCCGGACGAAGTTGTCGCGATGGGTGCGGCGATCCAGGCGGGCGTTCTGCAGGGCGACGTCAAGGACGTGCTGCTGCTCGACGTGACGCCGCTGTCGCTCGGCATCGAGACGCTCGGCGGCGTGTTCACGCGCATGATCGATCGCAACACCACGATCCCGACCAAGAAGTCGCAGACCTATTCGACCGCCGACGACAATCAGCAGGCCGTGACGATTCGCGTTTTCCAGGGCGAGCGCGAAATGGCTGCCGACAACAAGATGCTCGGCCAGTTCGATCTCGTCGGCATTCCGTCGGCGCCACGCGGCGTGCCGCAGATCGAAGTCACGTTCGACATCGACGCTAACGGCATCGTCAACGTGTCGGCGAAGGACAAGGGCACCGGCAAGGAGCAGCAGATCCGCATCCAGGCGTCGGGTGGTCTGTCGGACGCCGACATCGACAAGATGGTGCGCGAAGCCGAGCAGTTCGCCGAGGACGATAAGAAGCGTCGTGCGGGCGCCGAGGCGAAGAACAACGCCGAGAGCCTGATCCACACCACCGAGCGCCAGCTCGCCGACAATGGCGACAAGGTGGACGAAGCGCTGAAGACCGAGATCCAGACCGCGATCGATGCTGCCAAGGCAGCGGTCGAGGGTGGTGATCCCGATGCGATGAACGAGAAGAGTCAGGCGCTCGCGCAGGTCGCGATGAAGCTTGGTCAGGCGATCTACGAGAAGCAGCAGCAGGCAGAGGCGTCACCGAACGCTGATGGCGCCGCTGACGCGCCCAAGGAAGATGACGTGGTCGACGCCGAATTCTCGGAAGTCGACGACAACCAAAAAGCGTAA
- the lexA gene encoding transcriptional repressor LexA: MLTRKQHELICFIEDRLIETGVSPSFEEMKEALDLKSKSGVHRLISALEERGFLRRLPNRARALEVIKIPERAEPRRAPTPAPARKAVPAPANDVIEVPLHGRIAAGVPIEAFEGSTMLPVPAALLGAGDHFALEVAGDSMVEAGILDGDYALIRRQDVARDGEIVVALIEDNEATLKYFRREGAMIRLDPANRAYDPQRYAPAQVRVQGKLAGILRRYS, from the coding sequence ATGCTCACCAGGAAACAGCACGAGCTGATCTGTTTCATCGAGGACCGGTTGATCGAGACCGGTGTCTCGCCCTCGTTCGAGGAGATGAAGGAGGCGCTTGACCTGAAGTCCAAGTCCGGCGTTCACCGGCTGATCTCGGCGCTCGAGGAGCGCGGCTTCCTGCGCCGCCTGCCCAATCGCGCCCGCGCGCTCGAAGTGATCAAGATCCCAGAGCGCGCCGAGCCACGGCGCGCGCCGACACCGGCACCTGCGCGCAAGGCAGTGCCCGCGCCGGCCAACGACGTGATCGAAGTACCGCTGCACGGGCGGATCGCCGCGGGTGTTCCGATCGAGGCTTTCGAGGGATCGACGATGCTCCCCGTGCCAGCGGCGCTGCTCGGCGCCGGCGACCATTTCGCGTTGGAAGTGGCGGGCGACTCGATGGTCGAGGCCGGCATTCTCGATGGCGACTATGCGCTGATCCGTCGTCAGGACGTGGCGCGCGATGGCGAGATCGTCGTGGCACTGATCGAGGACAATGAGGCGACGCTTAAGTACTTCCGCCGCGAGGGTGCGATGATCCGGCTCGACCCGGCGAACCGCGCGTACGATCCGCAGCGTTATGCGCCGGCGCAGGTGCGGGTGCAGGGCAAGCTTGCGGGGATCTTGCGGCGATATTCGTGA
- the gltX gene encoding glutamate--tRNA ligase, translating to MSATIENTTSKDGARDAGVVTRFAPSPTGFLHLGGARTALFNLLFARHHGGRFLLRIEDTDRARSTQPAIDAILSGMRWLGLDWDGDEVYQSTRAARHAEVAEAMIAAGAAYRCYMTPEEIDAMRAEAQAKKQPLRIRSPWRDRTHNDPATPHVVRLAAPTEGATTIEDRVQGSVTVQNAELDDLVLLRSDGTPTYMLAVVVDDHDMGVTHIIRGDDHLNNAFRQLPIIKAMGWPEPVYAHIPLIHGADGAKLSKRHGAVGIEAYRDELGILPEALDNHLLRLGWGHGDDEIISREQAIEWFDLAGVGKSPSRFDLKKLEHLNGQYIRTADDARLATLTSAILGLDADDARRPVIAAAIPALKPRAANLNELADGAQFLLATRPLPMAADAETLLAGNARDTLAKVHAALDAVGEWDTEALEAAVRQVAEALGLKLGQVAQPLRAALTGRRTSPGIFDVLLLLGRGESLGRIADQLAA from the coding sequence TTGAGCGCAACCATCGAAAATACCACGTCGAAAGACGGCGCTCGCGACGCCGGCGTCGTGACGCGTTTTGCCCCGTCGCCGACCGGCTTCCTGCATCTGGGCGGCGCGCGCACCGCGCTGTTCAATCTGCTGTTCGCGCGCCATCACGGCGGGCGTTTCCTGCTGCGGATCGAGGATACCGATCGCGCGCGCTCGACGCAGCCGGCGATCGACGCGATCCTTTCGGGCATGCGCTGGCTTGGGCTCGATTGGGACGGTGACGAGGTCTATCAATCGACCCGCGCCGCGCGCCATGCCGAGGTGGCCGAGGCGATGATCGCTGCCGGGGCGGCCTATCGCTGCTACATGACGCCCGAGGAAATCGACGCGATGCGCGCCGAGGCTCAGGCGAAGAAACAGCCGTTGCGCATTCGCTCGCCCTGGCGCGATCGCACGCACAACGATCCTGCGACCCCGCACGTCGTCCGCCTCGCCGCCCCGACCGAAGGCGCGACGACGATCGAGGATCGCGTGCAGGGCAGCGTGACCGTGCAGAATGCCGAACTCGACGATCTCGTGCTGCTGCGGTCGGACGGGACGCCGACGTATATGCTCGCGGTGGTGGTCGACGATCACGACATGGGCGTCACGCACATCATCCGCGGCGACGATCATCTCAACAATGCCTTCCGCCAGCTGCCGATCATCAAGGCGATGGGCTGGCCCGAGCCGGTCTACGCGCACATCCCGCTGATCCACGGGGCGGACGGCGCGAAGCTGTCGAAGCGCCACGGCGCGGTCGGGATCGAGGCGTATCGCGACGAACTCGGCATCCTGCCTGAAGCGCTCGACAATCATCTTCTGCGGCTCGGCTGGGGCCATGGCGACGACGAGATCATCAGTCGCGAGCAGGCAATCGAATGGTTCGATCTCGCCGGCGTCGGCAAGTCGCCGTCGCGGTTCGATCTGAAGAAGCTCGAACATCTCAACGGCCAGTATATCCGCACCGCCGACGATGCGCGGCTCGCGACGCTGACGTCGGCGATTCTCGGGCTCGACGCGGACGATGCGCGCCGCCCGGTGATTGCCGCCGCGATCCCGGCGCTGAAGCCGCGCGCCGCGAACCTCAACGAGCTGGCGGATGGTGCGCAGTTCCTGCTGGCCACCCGGCCGCTGCCGATGGCGGCCGATGCGGAAACGTTGCTCGCAGGCAATGCGCGCGACACACTTGCAAAGGTACACGCTGCGCTTGACGCGGTGGGCGAGTGGGATACGGAAGCGCTTGAAGCAGCGGTGCGGCAAGTGGCCGAGGCATTGGGCTTGAAGCTCGGCCAAGTTGCCCAACCGCTCCGCGCCGCACTCACTGGCCGGCGAACCTCGCCGGGCATTTTCGACGTTCTACTGCTGCTCGGGCGTGGCGAAAGCCTCGGCCGGATCGCAGACCAATTGGCCGCCTGA
- a CDS encoding NAD(P)H-dependent flavin oxidoreductase yields the protein MRFTDRLGLTLPLIQAPMAGVSTPALAAAVCEAGALGSIAIGATDVASARTMIADVRARTDRAFNVNVFVHRPAHADPVREAHWLDLLRPLFAEFRVEPPPALRTIYTSFADDADMLAMLVDTAPPVVSFHFGIPPADTLDALRARGVFMLATATSVDEAIAIEAAGIDAIGAQGIEAGGHRGMFEPQAPDAAMSTLALTETLAKTTHLPIIAAGGIMDGAGIAAALDRGAAGVQLGTAFIACPESAADEAYRAAVSGLSADTTILTSVISGRPARAIPNRFTALDTGSNIPPDYPRAYDAGKALHAAAKATGENGFGAHWAGQGAPFARSLPAAELIAALKAELEACREQQS from the coding sequence ATGCGCTTCACGGACCGCCTCGGCTTAACCCTGCCCCTGATCCAGGCGCCGATGGCGGGCGTATCGACCCCCGCCTTGGCAGCGGCGGTATGCGAGGCTGGCGCACTTGGCTCGATCGCGATCGGCGCCACCGATGTAGCCAGCGCCCGCACGATGATTGCGGACGTGCGCGCGCGCACTGATCGCGCGTTCAACGTTAACGTGTTCGTCCATCGCCCCGCACACGCCGATCCCGTCCGCGAAGCGCACTGGCTCGATCTGCTGCGCCCGCTGTTCGCCGAATTTCGCGTCGAGCCACCACCCGCGCTCCGGACGATCTACACGAGCTTCGCTGACGACGCCGACATGCTCGCGATGCTCGTCGACACCGCGCCGCCCGTGGTAAGTTTCCACTTCGGCATTCCGCCGGCAGACACCCTGGACGCGCTACGCGCCCGCGGCGTGTTCATGCTTGCAACGGCGACCAGCGTCGATGAGGCGATTGCGATCGAGGCCGCCGGAATCGATGCGATCGGGGCGCAAGGCATCGAAGCTGGCGGTCACCGCGGCATGTTCGAGCCTCAAGCGCCCGACGCAGCGATGAGCACCCTGGCGCTAACCGAAACGCTCGCAAAGACCACGCACCTGCCGATCATCGCTGCCGGTGGGATCATGGACGGCGCCGGCATCGCCGCGGCGCTCGACCGCGGCGCGGCGGGGGTGCAGCTCGGCACCGCATTCATCGCCTGTCCGGAGTCGGCGGCGGACGAGGCATACCGCGCAGCGGTTAGCGGCCTGAGCGCCGACACCACGATCCTCACGTCGGTGATTTCCGGGCGGCCAGCGCGCGCGATCCCGAACCGCTTTACCGCCCTGGACACCGGCTCAAACATCCCGCCGGACTATCCACGCGCTTACGATGCTGGAAAGGCTCTCCATGCTGCCGCAAAAGCGACGGGCGAAAATGGCTTCGGTGCACACTGGGCTGGCCAAGGCGCTCCATTCGCTCGCAGCCTGCCCGCTGCAGAGCTGATCGCAGCGTTGAAAGCCGAGCTCGAAGCATGCCGAGAGCAACAATCCTGA
- a CDS encoding citrate synthase, with protein MTDAKLTLAEQDFGYPVLSGSVGPDVVDIRKLYAQTGAFTYDPGFTSTASCQSKLTYIDGDEGVLLHRGYAIGELAEQSTFMEVAYLMLNDELPSAAELTKFETTITRHTMLHEQLATFYRGFRRDAHPMAIMCGVVGALSAFYHDSTDIHDPTQRMIASHRLIAKMPTIAAMAYKYSVGQPFLYPDNSLSYTGNFLRMTFGVPAEPYEVNPAVEKAMDRIFILHADHEQNASTSTVRLAGSSGANPFACIAAGIACLWGPAHGGANEAALNMLQEIGTPERIPEFIARAKDKNDPFRLMGFGHRVYKNYDPRATVMQKTVREVFDALKVDDPLFETALRLEELALSDDYFIEKKLFPNVDFYSGVILSAIGFPTSMFTALFALARTVGWVAQWNEMITDPDQKIGRPRQLYTGPTARAYVPVGER; from the coding sequence ATGACCGACGCCAAGCTAACGCTCGCCGAGCAGGATTTCGGCTATCCCGTACTTTCGGGGTCGGTCGGCCCCGACGTGGTCGACATCCGCAAGCTCTATGCGCAGACCGGCGCCTTTACCTACGATCCGGGCTTCACCTCGACCGCGTCGTGCCAGTCGAAGCTGACCTATATCGACGGCGACGAAGGCGTGCTGCTGCACCGCGGCTATGCGATCGGCGAACTCGCCGAACAGTCGACCTTCATGGAGGTCGCCTACCTGATGCTCAACGACGAGCTTCCTTCAGCCGCCGAGCTGACCAAGTTCGAGACGACGATCACGCGCCACACGATGCTGCATGAGCAGCTCGCGACCTTCTATCGCGGCTTCCGTCGCGATGCGCATCCGATGGCGATAATGTGCGGCGTGGTCGGCGCGCTTTCCGCCTTCTACCACGATTCGACCGACATCCATGATCCGACGCAGCGCATGATCGCGTCACACCGGCTGATCGCGAAGATGCCGACGATCGCGGCGATGGCGTACAAGTACAGTGTCGGGCAGCCGTTCCTCTATCCCGACAATTCGCTGAGCTACACCGGCAACTTCCTGCGCATGACGTTCGGCGTGCCGGCCGAGCCATACGAGGTGAACCCGGCGGTCGAAAAGGCTATGGACCGGATCTTCATCCTCCACGCCGATCACGAGCAGAATGCCTCGACCTCGACCGTGCGGCTCGCCGGCTCTTCGGGCGCCAACCCATTCGCGTGCATCGCGGCGGGCATCGCTTGCCTGTGGGGCCCGGCGCATGGCGGCGCGAACGAAGCCGCGCTCAACATGCTGCAGGAAATCGGCACGCCCGAGCGCATTCCGGAATTCATTGCGCGCGCCAAGGACAAGAACGATCCGTTCCGCCTGATGGGCTTCGGCCATCGCGTGTACAAGAATTACGATCCGCGCGCGACGGTGATGCAGAAGACGGTGCGCGAAGTGTTCGACGCGTTGAAGGTCGACGATCCCCTGTTCGAGACCGCGCTGCGGCTCGAGGAGCTGGCACTCAGCGACGATTATTTCATCGAGAAGAAGCTGTTCCCGAACGTCGATTTCTACTCGGGCGTGATCCTGTCGGCGATCGGCTTCCCGACATCGATGTTCACCGCGCTGTTCGCGCTCGCACGCACGGTCGGCTGGGTTGCGCAGTGGAACGAGATGATCACCGATCCCGATCAGAAGATCGGCCGCCCGCGGCAGCTGTATACCGGGCCGACGGCGCGCGCATACGTGCCCGTGGGCGAGCGCTGA
- the dnaJ gene encoding molecular chaperone DnaJ has translation MTEVDFYELLEVERTADAGTIKSAYRKLAMKYHPDKNAGCKDSEAKFKAVSEAYDCLKDPQKRAAYDRFGHAAFRNSGGGGGHSQQDFSGFSDIFESVFGEFMGGRAGGRQQVRRGADLRYDMEISLEEAYHGKSADITVDVTASCTTCHGSGARAGSRPHACNTCGGHGKVRAQQGFFVVERACPVCNGSGQVIDDPCPDCRGDGRVEKTKTLTVEIPPGVDEGTRVRMTGEGEAGARGAPPGDLYIFLHVKRHGLFEREGTTLFARAPVSFTTAALGGSLNIPGLDGRNHEVRIPAGIQSGKQLRQRGAGMPVLQGRGHGDLVIQIEVETPTKLSTRQRALLEEFRETETGDESPDSQGFFTRLKNAFAGE, from the coding sequence ATGACCGAAGTCGATTTCTACGAATTGCTCGAAGTCGAGCGGACTGCGGACGCGGGGACGATCAAGTCGGCCTACCGCAAGCTCGCGATGAAGTATCACCCGGACAAGAATGCCGGGTGCAAGGATTCCGAAGCGAAGTTCAAGGCGGTCAGCGAGGCATACGACTGCCTCAAGGATCCGCAGAAACGTGCCGCCTATGACCGTTTCGGTCACGCCGCGTTCCGCAACAGCGGCGGCGGTGGCGGGCATAGCCAGCAGGACTTCTCCGGCTTCTCCGACATCTTCGAAAGCGTGTTCGGCGAATTCATGGGCGGTCGTGCCGGTGGTCGCCAGCAGGTCCGCCGCGGTGCCGACCTGCGCTACGACATGGAGATCAGCCTCGAAGAGGCATACCATGGCAAGTCGGCCGACATCACGGTCGACGTTACCGCCTCGTGCACCACGTGCCACGGCTCCGGCGCGCGCGCCGGCAGCCGGCCGCATGCGTGCAACACGTGCGGCGGCCACGGCAAGGTCCGCGCGCAGCAGGGTTTCTTCGTCGTCGAGCGCGCTTGCCCCGTCTGCAACGGCTCGGGCCAGGTGATCGATGACCCGTGCCCCGATTGCCGCGGCGACGGACGCGTCGAGAAGACCAAGACACTGACGGTAGAGATCCCGCCGGGTGTTGATGAGGGCACTCGTGTCCGCATGACAGGTGAGGGCGAGGCGGGCGCACGCGGCGCCCCGCCGGGGGACTTGTACATCTTCCTCCACGTCAAGCGCCACGGCCTGTTCGAGCGCGAGGGCACCACGCTGTTTGCGCGCGCCCCCGTCAGCTTCACGACCGCAGCACTCGGCGGGTCGCTGAATATTCCCGGGCTCGACGGGCGCAATCACGAGGTGCGCATCCCGGCCGGGATTCAGTCGGGGAAGCAATTGCGCCAGCGCGGCGCCGGCATGCCCGTGCTGCAGGGGCGCGGGCACGGCGATTTGGTCATCCAGATCGAGGTCGAAACGCCGACGAAGCTGTCGACGCGTCAGCGCGCGCTGCTCGAGGAGTTTCGCGAGACCGAGACGGGTGACGAAAGCCCCGACAGCCAGGGCTTTTTCACCCGGCTGAAGAACGCATTCGCGGGGGAGTAA
- a CDS encoding acyl-CoA thioesterase, whose product MNRPFLDVEGTPDPAAFRLAITNQVCVGPPGNVFMFGGVGLAAATIAAERVTGRNLVWASAQFVSYARIGDTLELAVETLSAGNNISQVRVVAIDAGKLILSVNAALGDRRNMPDGQWVTPPDMPPPDQCEPWPLWPVQDAKLMDRLDVRMAPGRWGATPRDGVPSVDGRMVLWMRTKEGAPIDASLLALFADFVPSGIASAFGRRGGGNSLDNTLRVARIVPTEWVLCDVRISAAARGFGHGAIHMFADDGTMLASGSQSAILRFMEPA is encoded by the coding sequence ATGAATCGTCCCTTTCTCGATGTCGAGGGCACGCCGGATCCGGCCGCCTTCCGCCTTGCTATCACCAATCAGGTCTGCGTCGGCCCGCCCGGAAATGTATTCATGTTCGGCGGTGTTGGGCTCGCCGCTGCGACGATCGCCGCCGAGCGGGTCACGGGACGCAACCTCGTGTGGGCCAGCGCGCAATTCGTTTCCTACGCACGGATCGGCGATACGCTGGAGCTTGCGGTCGAGACGCTCTCGGCGGGCAACAACATCAGCCAGGTACGTGTCGTCGCAATCGATGCCGGCAAGCTGATCCTGAGCGTCAACGCCGCGCTTGGCGATCGTCGGAACATGCCCGACGGCCAGTGGGTCACACCGCCGGATATGCCGCCGCCGGATCAATGCGAGCCGTGGCCGCTCTGGCCAGTGCAAGACGCCAAGCTGATGGATCGTCTCGATGTCCGCATGGCGCCGGGGCGTTGGGGCGCCACGCCGCGCGATGGCGTGCCCTCGGTCGATGGCCGCATGGTACTATGGATGCGCACGAAGGAAGGCGCGCCGATCGATGCAAGCCTGCTTGCGCTGTTCGCCGATTTCGTGCCGTCGGGCATCGCCTCCGCCTTCGGGCGGCGCGGCGGGGGCAACAGCCTCGACAACACGCTGCGGGTCGCGCGCATCGTGCCGACGGAATGGGTGTTATGCGACGTCCGGATCAGCGCCGCGGCGCGCGGCTTCGGGCACGGCGCGATCCACATGTTCGCTGACGACGGCACGATGCTGGCGAGCGGCAGCCAGTCGGCAATCCTGCGCTTCATGGAGCCGGCGTAA
- a CDS encoding ComEC/Rec2 family competence protein, whose protein sequence is MAAHAPSTHLPALQTARDRLESWFEAERDQLPLWLPVALGCGVTTWFLLPDPVLWRAALLASGAVVLFALAAARGGRAGASIAIAALAFAAGLALVWFRAERVAAPVLTRPAIVELSGAIERVDQLPARDIVRLRLTRLQWIDRTPSPAPTRIRVNVVQADAPAGLTPGATIRLRARLMPPPPPAVPGAYDFARVAWFDGIGATGRALGRLTILAGGAAREPLRARLSRHIQARLDGSAGGIAAALATGDTGGIALEDQEAMRRSGLAHLLSVSGLHITAVVGLTMLVAARLLALNMRLALTGRVPLIAAAVAAAVAIGYTLLTGSEVPTIRSCVAALLVLAAMALGREALTLRLVATGAVVVLLLWPEALAGPSFQLSFAAVTAIIALAEHPRVRAWFAPREEGWGSWLLRGGASLLLTGVAVELALMPIAVFHFHKAGLYGAVANLVAIPLTTFVVMPVEALALALDSVGLGAPAWWLAGQSLALLLWIAHLTADAPGAVAALPAMPHGAFALMVAGGLWLALWRTRWRRLGLAPMLAGAAWALVMPPPDILVTGDGRHVAVRLPDGKVALLRDRAGDYARDTLAENGGTDDEPVLLSEQRAADCTRDLCRIDLYSSGRRWRILATRSAYLVPAGALIDACRAADIVVSERRLPRRCTPRWLRLDRETLARTGGVTLGLSSGRVKTVRTEGDRHRWVAAADTRPGPWRRVGAPSRRGKFTDDVAGSTTGRQITTPTDR, encoded by the coding sequence ATGGCCGCGCACGCCCCTAGCACGCACCTTCCCGCGCTTCAAACCGCGCGCGACCGGCTCGAATCCTGGTTCGAGGCGGAGCGCGACCAGCTGCCGCTGTGGCTGCCGGTGGCGCTCGGTTGTGGGGTCACGACGTGGTTCCTGCTGCCCGATCCGGTGCTGTGGCGCGCGGCGCTGCTCGCGTCGGGTGCGGTGGTTCTGTTCGCTCTCGCAGCGGCGCGCGGCGGGCGGGCAGGGGCGTCGATCGCGATTGCGGCGCTGGCCTTTGCGGCGGGGCTGGCGCTGGTCTGGTTCCGCGCCGAGCGGGTCGCCGCGCCGGTGCTGACACGACCCGCGATCGTCGAGCTATCGGGCGCGATCGAGCGCGTCGACCAATTGCCCGCGCGTGACATCGTCCGGCTGCGCCTCACCCGGCTGCAGTGGATCGACCGCACCCCATCGCCAGCGCCAACCCGCATCCGCGTCAATGTCGTGCAGGCCGATGCGCCGGCAGGCCTCACGCCGGGCGCAACGATCAGGTTGCGCGCTCGGCTGATGCCGCCGCCCCCGCCGGCGGTGCCCGGCGCCTATGATTTCGCGCGGGTCGCGTGGTTCGACGGCATTGGCGCGACTGGCCGCGCGCTCGGTCGCTTGACGATCCTGGCCGGCGGTGCCGCGCGCGAGCCACTGCGCGCACGGCTGTCGCGGCACATCCAGGCGCGGCTCGACGGCAGCGCCGGCGGCATCGCGGCAGCACTCGCGACGGGTGACACGGGCGGCATCGCGCTGGAGGATCAGGAAGCGATGCGCCGCTCCGGTCTCGCGCACCTGCTGTCGGTGAGTGGGCTGCACATCACCGCCGTGGTGGGCCTGACGATGCTGGTGGCCGCCCGCTTGCTCGCGCTCAACATGCGGCTGGCGCTCACCGGGCGCGTGCCGTTGATCGCGGCAGCCGTCGCAGCGGCGGTGGCGATCGGATACACGCTGCTGACGGGTAGCGAGGTGCCGACGATCCGCAGCTGCGTCGCCGCGCTGCTGGTGCTCGCGGCGATGGCGCTGGGCCGTGAGGCGCTGACGCTGAGATTGGTCGCGACCGGGGCGGTGGTAGTGCTGCTGCTCTGGCCCGAGGCGCTCGCCGGGCCGAGCTTCCAACTATCGTTCGCGGCGGTGACAGCGATCATCGCGCTGGCCGAGCACCCCCGGGTCCGCGCGTGGTTCGCGCCGCGCGAGGAGGGCTGGGGCAGTTGGCTGCTGCGCGGCGGCGCTTCGCTGCTGCTTACCGGCGTGGCCGTCGAACTCGCGCTGATGCCGATCGCAGTGTTCCACTTCCACAAGGCCGGGCTCTATGGTGCGGTCGCAAACCTCGTCGCGATCCCGCTGACGACGTTCGTCGTGATGCCGGTCGAGGCACTCGCGCTGGCGCTCGACTCGGTCGGGCTCGGCGCGCCGGCATGGTGGCTCGCCGGTCAGTCGCTCGCGCTGCTGCTATGGATCGCGCACCTCACCGCCGATGCGCCCGGCGCGGTCGCCGCGCTTCCGGCGATGCCGCATGGTGCCTTCGCACTGATGGTCGCGGGCGGGCTGTGGCTGGCGCTGTGGCGTACGCGCTGGCGGCGGCTCGGGCTTGCCCCGATGCTCGCCGGAGCGGCATGGGCGCTGGTCATGCCGCCGCCCGACATATTGGTGACCGGCGACGGCCGCCACGTCGCCGTCCGCCTCCCCGACGGCAAGGTCGCGCTGCTACGCGACCGCGCGGGTGACTATGCGCGTGACACGCTCGCGGAAAACGGCGGCACCGATGACGAGCCGGTGCTCCTGTCGGAACAGCGCGCCGCCGATTGTACCCGCGACCTGTGCCGCATCGATCTGTACAGCAGCGGTCGGCGCTGGCGCATCCTCGCGACCCGCAGCGCCTATCTGGTGCCGGCGGGCGCGCTGATCGATGCCTGCCGCGCGGCCGACATCGTCGTCAGCGAGCGGCGACTGCCGAGGCGCTGCACCCCACGCTGGCTGCGTCTCGATCGCGAGACGCTCGCGAGGACGGGCGGGGTAACGCTCGGCCTCAGCTCAGGGAGAGTCAAGACGGTGCGAACGGAAGGCGATCGACACCGGTGGGTCGCGGCGGCAGACACTCGGCCGGGGCCGTGGCGGCGGGTCGGGGCGCCGTCACGAAGAGGAAAGTTCACCGACGACGTCGCCGGAAGCACGACTGGGCGGCAGATAACGACACCAACGGATCGCTAA